In Bacillus sp. S3, the sequence TAACTATCCAAAATCCCTGAAAGATCCTCATTCCCGTATTTTATCTTGTGAAAATAATCTTGCAGCTCCTTTCTCCCTACTTCTCGATCGGTATTTTGGAAATACCAATTCACTGAACGGGTCAAGGCACTCGCTAAATTTTGATTTTGATTCCATTCAGGAAAGGGATAAATTTTCCCATCCCAAATCTGTTTATTGCTATTCGTGGAAATCACATTGGATTCCAATGCAAATAAGGCAGAATATATTTTATAGGTGCTATCAGGTGAAATCCTCTGTTCACTCATCTCTCGATTATAAATTTTATATTGGTTTTTAGAGGGATCATATAAAACAAAGCTGCCCTTGTAGCCCTCAAAATAAGAGCTTAAATCTTCATAGACTACATTCTTCCCGCTAAACTGATACACATCATCCGTGCTGGCAATAACGGTGGTGATGGGAGCAATTAATAGCACAACAATTCCTAAAACCGCACAGATGACCTTGCTTTTCCATTTCAATAATCGAGAGTCGCTAGAGAAGCTTGCAATGCACTGGATTCTTTGTTTGATTTGTTTTTTAGTTCCCCCTATACCTGGAGCAAACTGTTCAAAGGCCCTATCATATTTTTTATCGGCAAAACGAATGATGGTATGCCCATATTCGATATATCCGCTCTCATCCAAGAGATTTAACACGGAATCATCACAGGCCAATTCCCGATCCATTCGAATCTTTTTTAAGGCATACCAGACGAATGGGTTAAACCAATAAATAATACGAAATATCCACATGACGTAATTCACGAACAAATCTTTGCTTTTATGATGGTGCAGCTCGTGCAATAACACGTATTTTATTTCATTAAACGAGAATGCTTCTAGCGTGTTGCTTGGAATAATAATATAGGGCTGAAAAATCCCGAACGTGATCGGCGAGGTAATAAGAGAGGTCTCCCTCAGCCGTATGTTTCTTTTCACCCCAACCATCTCTTTGCACGTTTCTAATAGTTCATTTAGCTTTTGGTTATGAACAGCTGCAGCTGACTTTTTGAGTTGATGGATTTGAATGCTTGAATAAACAGCAGCCCCAACCAAAAGAACCACTCCAATAACCCAAACCGTAAAAAATGTATGGTAAATGAAATCTGGCGTTGACTTGTTTACCGACACCGTGAAATCATGTAATAAATCGCTGTTTGACCCTTGAGAGGCAACCGCTCCATTTATCCTTTCACTCTTCGGTACCGTGTCTTTATGAAAAAAAAGGAATCTTTTAAAATAGTGAGTTCCTTCTCCAAGGCGAACATAATTCCAAGGTAAAAAGGAAGCAAGGAGTGGTATGCCAAGAAAATACCAAATATGATAATGGGCTTTCACCGTCATATGATTGTTTAATAGCCTTTTGATTAACAGAATCAAGAAAATAAGGAGAGATACCACGATTGTACTTACTAAAATCCGCAGCAACATGGTATCCATTATTGGTCCCCTTTCTTATCTCTCTTGGATAAAATTTCCTTTAATTCTGAAATATCTTCTTTCGACAACTGATCATTTTCAATAAAATTTAATATCATTGAATTCAAAGTACCGCCAAAAAACTGTTGCAGAAAGGATTTACTTTTTTGCCCAACATATTCGTTCTTTTCAACCAGTGAGGTATAAATAAACACTCGGCCAGCTTTTCTTGCATGCAAAGCCTTTTTCTTAACTAGGCGCGCCAGCATAGTGTGAATGGTATTTGGCTTCCAATCACTCTTATTCGATAATTTCTCCACTACCTCAGGAGTCGAAATCGGCTCATAGTTCCATATAACCTTCATCACTTCATATTCTGCTTCTGATATTTGTGGAATCTCCTTCATGATCCCCCTCCTACTTTTACAACTGTAGTATTTATTATAGCAAGAAGTTCCAAGTATATAA encodes:
- a CDS encoding BlaR1 family beta-lactam sensor/signal transducer; translation: MDTMLLRILVSTIVVSLLIFLILLIKRLLNNHMTVKAHYHIWYFLGIPLLASFLPWNYVRLGEGTHYFKRFLFFHKDTVPKSERINGAVASQGSNSDLLHDFTVSVNKSTPDFIYHTFFTVWVIGVVLLVGAAVYSSIQIHQLKKSAAAVHNQKLNELLETCKEMVGVKRNIRLRETSLITSPITFGIFQPYIIIPSNTLEAFSFNEIKYVLLHELHHHKSKDLFVNYVMWIFRIIYWFNPFVWYALKKIRMDRELACDDSVLNLLDESGYIEYGHTIIRFADKKYDRAFEQFAPGIGGTKKQIKQRIQCIASFSSDSRLLKWKSKVICAVLGIVVLLIAPITTVIASTDDVYQFSGKNVVYEDLSSYFEGYKGSFVLYDPSKNQYKIYNREMSEQRISPDSTYKIYSALFALESNVISTNSNKQIWDGKIYPFPEWNQNQNLASALTRSVNWYFQNTDREVGRKELQDYFHKIKYGNEDLSGILDSYWMESSLKISPVEQVQLLYQLEENQWGFKAENIKAVKKAILIDVQKNGRLYGKTGTGMINGKNVNGWFIGFVEKGEDRYYFAINIQNKDGQAQGSKAAEIAKLILQHKKIY
- a CDS encoding BlaI/MecI/CopY family transcriptional regulator; protein product: MKEIPQISEAEYEVMKVIWNYEPISTPEVVEKLSNKSDWKPNTIHTMLARLVKKKALHARKAGRVFIYTSLVEKNEYVGQKSKSFLQQFFGGTLNSMILNFIENDQLSKEDISELKEILSKRDKKGDQ